The following coding sequences lie in one Pseudomonas sp. SL4(2022) genomic window:
- the tsaD gene encoding tRNA (adenosine(37)-N6)-threonylcarbamoyltransferase complex transferase subunit TsaD: MLVLGLETSCDETGVALYDSERGLLADALFSQIDLHRVYGGVVPELASRDHVKRMLPLIRQVLSEAGCVATDIDAIAYTAGPGLVGALLVGASCAQALAFAWGIPALGVHHMEGHLLAPMLEAQPPAFPFVALLVSGGHTQLVRVDGIGQYQLLGESLDDAAGEAFDKTAKLMGLQYPGGPEIARLALSGTPGRFKFPRPMTDRPGLEFSFSGLKTFTLNTWQQCQAEGDHSEQTRCDIALAFQQAVVDTLTIKCKRALKQTGLNNLVIAGGVSANKALRQALEQMLAELKGAVFYARPAFCTDNGAMIAYAGCQRLLAGQHEELAIKVQARWPMEQLPAL; the protein is encoded by the coding sequence ATGCTGGTTCTGGGATTGGAAACCTCCTGCGACGAAACCGGTGTCGCGCTGTATGACAGCGAGCGCGGCCTGCTGGCGGACGCGCTGTTCAGTCAGATTGATTTGCACCGCGTCTATGGTGGCGTGGTGCCTGAATTGGCCTCGCGCGACCACGTCAAGCGGATGTTGCCGTTGATCCGTCAGGTGTTGAGCGAGGCCGGCTGCGTGGCGACTGACATCGACGCCATCGCCTACACCGCAGGCCCTGGCCTGGTCGGTGCTTTGCTGGTTGGCGCTTCTTGTGCCCAGGCCTTGGCCTTTGCCTGGGGTATCCCGGCGCTCGGTGTGCATCACATGGAAGGCCACCTGTTGGCGCCGATGCTGGAAGCACAACCGCCAGCCTTTCCGTTCGTCGCTTTGCTGGTGTCGGGCGGGCATACCCAACTGGTGCGCGTGGATGGCATTGGTCAATACCAGCTGCTTGGCGAGTCTCTGGATGATGCGGCGGGTGAGGCGTTCGACAAGACCGCCAAACTGATGGGCTTGCAGTACCCCGGCGGCCCCGAGATTGCCCGCTTAGCGCTAAGTGGCACGCCTGGCCGTTTTAAATTTCCGCGGCCGATGACGGATCGGCCTGGCCTGGAATTCAGTTTCAGCGGTCTGAAGACCTTCACTCTGAATACCTGGCAGCAGTGCCAGGCTGAGGGTGATCACTCAGAGCAGACCCGTTGTGACATCGCCCTGGCATTTCAACAGGCGGTGGTTGATACCCTCACCATCAAATGCAAGCGTGCGCTCAAGCAGACGGGCCTGAACAACCTGGTGATCGCCGGTGGGGTGAGCGCCAACAAGGCGCTGCGCCAGGCGCTGGAGCAGATGCTCGCCGAATTGAAGGGGGCCGTGTTCTATGCGCGTCCGGCGTTTTGCACGGATAACGGCGCGATGATTGCCTATGCCGGCTGTCAGCGTTTGCTGGCGGGGCAGCACGAAGAGCTGGCGATCAAGGTGCAGGCGCGCTGGCCGATGGAACAGCTGCCGGCGCTGTAA
- the rpsU gene encoding 30S ribosomal protein S21, with amino-acid sequence MPAVKVKENEPFDVALRRFKRSCEKAGVLAEVRSREFYEKPTSERKRKAAAAVKRHAKKVQREQRRSVRLY; translated from the coding sequence ATGCCAGCCGTCAAAGTTAAAGAGAACGAACCCTTCGACGTAGCTCTGCGTCGTTTCAAGCGCTCCTGCGAAAAAGCCGGTGTTCTGGCTGAAGTTCGCAGCCGTGAATTCTACGAAAAGCCAACTTCCGAGCGTAAGCGCAAAGCAGCCGCTGCTGTTAAGCGTCACGCCAAGAAAGTGCAGCGCGAGCAGCGCCGCAGCGTTCGCCTGTACTAA
- the dnaG gene encoding DNA primase: MAGLIPQSFIDDLLNRTDIVDVVASRIQLKKAGKNYTACCPFHKEKTPSFSVSPDKQFYYCFGCGAGGNALGFVMDHDQLDFPQAIEDLAKRAGMEVPREEGGRNNKPRQPTDSPLYPLLTAAAEYYKQALKNHPQRKAAIDYLKGRGLSGEIARDFGMGFAPPGWDNLLKQLGGDSLQQKAMIDAGLLIENAESKRVYDRFRDRIMFPIRDSRGRVIAFGGRVLGDEKPKYLNSPETPVFHKGQELYGLFEARKHNRDLDEIMVVEGYMDVIALAQQGLRNAVATLGTATSEEHLKRLFRVVPSVLFCFDGDAAGRNAAWRALEATLSSLQDGRRARFLFLPDGEDPDTLVRSEGTDAFRARINQHAQPLADYFFQQLSEEADPRSLEGKAHLMTLAAPLIDKIPGNNLRTLMRQRLSEITGLSSEALQQMAPTARSSQPSQSSAPPSDYPDYPQIPDSAYYDVEPSRNEYENPSPAPQFEHNSGKGKGNWKKDGGKWSKKGQGEFAPRAPRTAVSVESPHLSALRTLLHHPQLAQKVEDVSHFAAEDDTYAQLLVALLGALQKNPKLRSLQLIARWHGTEQGRLLRALAEKEWLISVDNLEQQFFDTITSLVARQRERSLEHLLRKARQSELSAEEKNQLRSLLSRNASPVTPSSTGA; this comes from the coding sequence ATGGCCGGCCTGATCCCACAGTCTTTTATCGATGACCTGCTCAACCGCACCGACATCGTCGACGTGGTCGCCTCACGCATCCAGCTGAAAAAGGCCGGCAAAAACTACACCGCCTGCTGCCCCTTCCATAAAGAAAAAACCCCCTCGTTCAGCGTCAGCCCGGACAAACAGTTCTATTACTGCTTTGGCTGCGGCGCCGGCGGCAACGCCCTGGGTTTTGTCATGGACCATGACCAACTGGATTTCCCCCAGGCAATCGAGGATCTGGCCAAGCGCGCCGGCATGGAAGTGCCTCGCGAGGAAGGCGGACGCAACAACAAGCCACGCCAACCCACCGACTCACCGCTATACCCACTGCTGACTGCCGCCGCCGAGTACTACAAACAGGCACTGAAAAATCACCCACAGCGCAAAGCCGCGATTGACTACCTGAAAGGCCGAGGCCTGTCCGGCGAAATCGCTCGCGACTTCGGCATGGGCTTCGCGCCGCCAGGCTGGGACAACCTGCTCAAACAACTGGGCGGCGACAGCCTGCAGCAAAAAGCCATGATCGATGCCGGCCTGCTGATTGAAAACGCCGAAAGCAAACGCGTGTACGACCGCTTCCGCGACCGCATCATGTTCCCGATCCGCGACAGCCGCGGCCGGGTGATTGCCTTTGGCGGCCGCGTACTGGGCGACGAAAAGCCGAAATACCTGAACTCACCGGAAACCCCCGTCTTCCATAAAGGCCAGGAGCTCTACGGCCTGTTCGAGGCACGCAAACACAACCGCGACCTCGACGAGATCATGGTGGTCGAAGGCTATATGGACGTCATTGCCCTGGCCCAACAAGGCCTACGCAATGCAGTCGCCACCCTCGGCACCGCCACCAGCGAAGAGCACCTCAAGCGCCTGTTTCGCGTCGTACCCAGCGTGTTGTTCTGCTTCGATGGTGACGCCGCCGGACGCAACGCCGCCTGGCGCGCCCTCGAGGCGACCTTATCGAGCCTGCAGGACGGCCGCCGCGCGCGCTTTCTATTCCTGCCCGACGGCGAAGACCCGGACACCCTGGTACGCAGCGAAGGCACCGACGCCTTCCGCGCACGGATCAACCAGCACGCTCAGCCACTGGCCGACTACTTCTTCCAGCAACTCAGCGAAGAAGCCGACCCGCGCTCACTGGAAGGCAAAGCCCACCTGATGACCCTGGCCGCGCCGCTGATCGACAAGATCCCTGGCAACAACCTGCGCACCCTGATGCGCCAGCGCCTGAGCGAAATCACCGGACTGTCCAGCGAAGCCCTGCAGCAAATGGCGCCAACTGCGCGCAGCAGTCAGCCAAGCCAGAGCAGCGCACCGCCTAGCGACTACCCGGATTACCCACAAATCCCCGACAGCGCCTATTACGATGTCGAACCGAGCCGCAACGAATACGAAAACCCCAGCCCCGCGCCACAGTTCGAACACAACAGCGGAAAAGGCAAGGGCAACTGGAAGAAAGACGGCGGCAAATGGAGCAAGAAAGGCCAAGGCGAGTTCGCCCCGCGCGCGCCACGTACCGCTGTCAGCGTCGAATCACCCCACCTGAGCGCACTGCGCACACTGCTACACCATCCGCAACTTGCACAGAAAGTCGAAGATGTAAGCCACTTCGCCGCCGAAGACGACACCTACGCCCAGCTGCTGGTCGCCCTGCTCGGCGCACTGCAGAAAAACCCCAAGCTGCGCTCACTGCAACTGATTGCACGCTGGCATGGCACGGAGCAAGGCCGCCTACTGCGCGCGCTCGCGGAAAAGGAATGGCTGATTTCAGTAGACAACCTTGAACAACAGTTTTTCGACACTATAACTAGTCTTGTAGCCCGCCAACGTGAGCGCAGCCTGGAACATTTGCTGCGCAAAGCCCGTCAAAGCGAGTTGAGCGCAGAAGAGAAAAATCAGCTGCGCAGCTTGCTGAGCCGTAATGCATCACCGGTAACCCCGAGTTCAACTGGCGCTTAG
- the rpoD gene encoding RNA polymerase sigma factor RpoD yields MSGKAQQQSRLKELISRGREQGYLTYAEVNDHLPEDISDPEQVEDIIRMINDMGINVFESAPDADALLLAEADTDEAAAEEAAAALAAVETDIGRTTDPVRMYMREMGTVELLTREGEIEIAKRIEEGIREVMGAIAHFPGTVDSILAEYNRVTTDGGRLVEVLSGYIDPDDGIVPAEAAAPLPVQDGETADESDDDDAEASDDEEEEGDGGPDPEEALRRFTAIGEALELAKKALKKHGRNSKQGDAALKDMAELFMPIKLVPKQYDALVVRVRSSLERLRGQERAIMQLCVRDARMPRADFLRLFPGNEVDQTWTEQLAKGKAKYAEAIGNLQGDIQRCQQKLSALEAECELSLAEIKDINRRMSIGEAKARRAKKEMVEANLRLVISIAKKYTNRGLQFLDLIQEGNIGLMKAVDKFEYRRGYKFSTYATWWIRQAITRSIADQARTIRIPVHMIETINKLNRISRQMLQEMGREPTPEELGERMEMPEDKIRKVLKIAKEPISMETPIGDDEDSHLGDFIEDSTMQSPIDVATVESLKEATREVLSGLTAREAKVLRMRFGIDMNTDHTLEEVGKQFDVTRERIRQIEAKALRKLRHPTRSEHLRSFLDE; encoded by the coding sequence ATGTCCGGAAAAGCGCAACAGCAGTCTCGTTTGAAAGAATTGATCAGCCGCGGTCGTGAGCAGGGTTACCTGACTTACGCGGAGGTCAATGACCACTTGCCGGAGGATATTTCCGACCCGGAACAGGTGGAAGATATCATCCGCATGATCAACGACATGGGGATCAACGTATTCGAGAGTGCTCCGGATGCGGACGCCCTGTTGTTGGCGGAAGCCGACACCGACGAAGCCGCCGCGGAAGAAGCGGCGGCTGCACTCGCGGCCGTTGAAACCGATATCGGCCGAACCACCGACCCGGTGCGCATGTACATGCGCGAAATGGGCACGGTGGAATTGCTAACCCGCGAAGGCGAGATCGAAATCGCCAAACGCATCGAGGAAGGCATCCGCGAAGTCATGGGCGCTATTGCCCACTTCCCCGGCACTGTCGACAGCATTCTCGCCGAATACAACCGCGTCACCACCGACGGTGGTCGCCTAGTTGAAGTGCTCAGTGGCTACATCGATCCAGATGACGGCATCGTACCAGCCGAAGCTGCCGCCCCCCTGCCGGTGCAGGATGGTGAAACGGCTGACGAGAGCGACGACGACGACGCAGAAGCCAGTGACGACGAGGAAGAAGAAGGCGACGGCGGCCCAGATCCAGAAGAAGCACTGCGCCGCTTCACCGCGATTGGCGAAGCACTTGAGCTGGCCAAGAAAGCCCTGAAAAAGCATGGCCGCAACAGCAAGCAGGGTGACGCTGCGCTGAAGGATATGGCCGAGCTGTTCATGCCAATCAAGCTGGTGCCCAAGCAGTACGATGCCCTGGTTGTAAGAGTGCGCAGCTCCCTTGAGCGCTTGCGCGGCCAGGAACGCGCCATCATGCAACTGTGCGTACGTGACGCTCGCATGCCCCGCGCCGACTTCCTACGCCTGTTCCCTGGCAATGAAGTTGACCAGACCTGGACAGAGCAACTGGCCAAAGGCAAGGCCAAATACGCCGAAGCCATCGGCAACCTGCAAGGTGATATTCAGCGCTGCCAGCAAAAGCTGTCTGCCCTGGAAGCCGAGTGCGAGCTGAGCCTGGCTGAAATCAAGGACATCAACCGTCGCATGTCGATCGGCGAGGCCAAGGCCCGTCGCGCGAAGAAAGAGATGGTTGAAGCGAACTTGCGTCTGGTGATCTCCATCGCCAAGAAGTACACCAACCGCGGCCTGCAGTTCCTCGACCTGATTCAGGAAGGCAACATCGGCCTGATGAAGGCCGTAGACAAGTTCGAATACCGTCGCGGCTACAAGTTCTCGACCTATGCAACCTGGTGGATCCGCCAGGCGATCACTCGCTCGATTGCCGACCAGGCGCGCACCATCCGTATTCCGGTGCACATGATCGAGACCATCAACAAGCTCAACCGCATTTCCCGGCAGATGCTGCAGGAAATGGGTCGCGAACCGACCCCGGAAGAGCTGGGTGAACGCATGGAGATGCCTGAGGACAAGATCCGCAAGGTACTGAAGATCGCCAAAGAGCCGATCTCCATGGAAACACCGATCGGTGACGACGAAGATTCGCACCTGGGCGACTTCATTGAAGACTCCACCATGCAATCGCCTATTGATGTGGCGACCGTGGAAAGCCTCAAGGAAGCCACCCGCGAAGTACTCTCCGGCCTCACCGCGCGTGAAGCCAAGGTACTGCGCATGCGCTTCGGCATCGACATGAATACCGACCACACCCTTGAGGAAGTCGGTAAGCAGTTCGATGTAACCCGCGAGCGGATTCGTCAGATCGAAGCCAAGGCGCTGCGCAAGCTGCGCCACCCGACGAGAAGCGAGCACCTGCGCTCCTTCCTCGACGAGTAA
- a CDS encoding PAAR domain-containing protein, producing MNLATAEKSHGAQNADTSGTRTTAMAKPASRLSDLNACPIPGHGTNPTTTGSPDVLINSLPTLRVGDSTACGDAVTEGIGSILVNGKPIAFLGSATAHGGLIITGSGDVLVGTQAGSAPFSAPEILPRHSEQYQLVDSHSGQPVEDALYCVECGDGQRFVGYTNAYGNTERVFTKDPQAVVVRWGREAANHLKQKGIRF from the coding sequence GTGAACTTAGCCACAGCGGAAAAATCCCATGGTGCTCAGAATGCCGACACCTCTGGCACAAGGACGACAGCCATGGCAAAACCCGCCTCCCGCCTCAGTGATTTAAATGCGTGTCCCATCCCAGGGCATGGCACCAACCCGACCACCACTGGTTCGCCTGATGTCTTGATCAACAGCCTGCCGACCTTGCGTGTGGGCGACAGCACGGCCTGCGGCGATGCGGTCACTGAAGGCATTGGCAGCATCCTGGTCAATGGCAAACCCATCGCGTTTCTGGGTAGTGCCACCGCTCACGGCGGGCTCATCATTACCGGTTCAGGCGACGTACTGGTCGGCACTCAAGCGGGCAGCGCGCCGTTCAGTGCCCCCGAGATCCTGCCCAGGCACAGCGAGCAGTATCAGCTGGTAGACAGCCATAGCGGCCAGCCGGTCGAGGATGCGTTGTATTGCGTCGAGTGCGGCGATGGCCAGCGCTTTGTCGGTTACACCAATGCCTACGGCAACACCGAACGTGTGTTTACTAAAGATCCGCAAGCCGTGGTTGTTCGTTGGGGTCGAGAGGCCGCCAACCACCTCAAGCAAAAAGGCATTCGCTTCTAA
- a CDS encoding CHAP domain-containing protein → MNKRRIALLASCVLLPLIALATYAAVTRINSNNQHAVGDQLDELNGVAIYYNGGVNTVQGRNLSKDGYNLGLRYQCVEFVKRYYFERHDHRMPDSYGHAKDFFDPTLSDGSLNTKRAMLQFRNGSAAQPQAEDLLVFAPTLFNRYGHVAIIASVGSDSLQIAQQNPGPFGRSREDLPLTQREGRWYIGQANVLGWLRLTPADAMLAPELSDINRILRGFHPAWAWRPTPH, encoded by the coding sequence ATGAACAAGCGCCGAATCGCCCTGCTCGCGAGCTGTGTTCTGCTGCCTTTGATCGCTCTGGCGACGTATGCAGCCGTTACCCGCATCAACTCCAACAACCAGCATGCGGTCGGCGATCAGCTTGATGAGTTGAATGGCGTGGCGATTTACTACAACGGCGGGGTCAATACCGTGCAGGGGCGCAACCTGAGCAAGGACGGTTACAACCTCGGGCTGCGCTACCAATGCGTGGAGTTTGTGAAGCGCTATTACTTCGAACGCCATGACCACCGCATGCCCGACAGTTACGGGCATGCCAAAGACTTCTTCGACCCAACGCTCAGTGACGGCAGCCTGAACACCAAACGCGCCATGCTGCAGTTCCGCAATGGCAGCGCTGCGCAACCGCAAGCAGAAGACTTGCTGGTGTTCGCGCCCACACTGTTCAACCGCTATGGGCATGTGGCGATTATCGCCAGCGTCGGCAGCGACTCCTTGCAGATCGCCCAACAGAACCCCGGCCCGTTCGGTCGCTCCAGAGAAGACCTGCCACTCACCCAACGCGAAGGGCGCTGGTACATCGGCCAAGCCAACGTACTCGGCTGGCTCAGGTTAACGCCGGCCGATGCAATGCTCGCACCTGAGCTGAGCGACATCAATCGAATACTCCGTGGATTTCATCCAGCGTGGGCATGGCGGCCGACACCACATTGA
- a CDS encoding helix-turn-helix domain-containing protein — translation MDYSIITQRLGDQLRQRRCNRGLTQAALAALAGITRQKVIAIEKGDLSVGMMAYARVLAALDAELNVVSAAMPTLDEIHGVFD, via the coding sequence ATGGACTATTCCATAATCACGCAGCGCCTCGGCGATCAGCTTCGGCAGCGCCGCTGCAATCGCGGGCTTACTCAGGCTGCGCTCGCTGCCTTGGCGGGCATCACCCGGCAAAAGGTTATCGCTATTGAGAAGGGCGACCTCTCGGTGGGAATGATGGCCTATGCACGCGTGCTGGCGGCCCTCGACGCTGAGCTCAATGTGGTGTCGGCCGCCATGCCCACGCTGGATGAAATCCACGGAGTATTCGATTGA
- a CDS encoding nuclease-related domain-containing protein, translated as MDFTPIIAQVWGTLGWVIPLMLLLGLLKSPWAKGHIGELLVRLFAHWQLDKQTYRRLHNVTLNTPDGTTQIDHVFLSPYGIFVLETKNMSGWIFGSEKQPQWTQKLYKRTFKFQNPLRQNYKHLKALEATLGVNPEHLHSVITFVGGSTFKTEVPANVTQGIGFIRYIKSFQQPLFSEAEVDAMLHALQTGRRAPTLATHREHVQNLKRRSDPTAERQCPKCGSALVIRIRKTGANVGQQFWGCSTFPKCKTMQCL; from the coding sequence ATGGACTTCACCCCTATCATCGCCCAGGTCTGGGGCACGCTCGGTTGGGTTATCCCGCTGATGCTGCTGCTCGGCCTGCTCAAGTCGCCCTGGGCCAAGGGCCATATCGGCGAACTCCTGGTGCGGCTGTTTGCCCATTGGCAGCTGGACAAGCAAACCTACCGCCGCCTGCACAACGTCACACTCAATACGCCCGACGGCACCACGCAGATCGACCACGTATTCCTCTCGCCCTACGGCATCTTCGTGCTGGAAACGAAGAACATGAGCGGTTGGATCTTCGGCAGCGAAAAGCAGCCACAGTGGACGCAGAAGCTCTACAAACGCACGTTCAAATTCCAGAACCCGCTGCGGCAGAACTACAAGCACCTCAAAGCACTGGAAGCCACCCTTGGCGTTAACCCCGAGCACCTGCACTCGGTCATCACCTTTGTCGGCGGCAGCACTTTTAAAACCGAAGTCCCAGCCAACGTGACCCAGGGCATCGGCTTTATCCGCTATATCAAGTCATTCCAGCAGCCGCTATTCAGCGAGGCTGAAGTCGACGCCATGCTGCACGCACTGCAAACCGGCCGCCGTGCGCCGACCCTCGCCACTCACCGCGAGCATGTGCAAAACCTTAAACGCCGTAGCGACCCAACAGCCGAGCGGCAATGCCCGAAATGCGGCAGCGCCCTGGTTATTCGCATCCGTAAAACAGGGGCTAATGTCGGCCAACAATTCTGGGGCTGCTCAACCTTTCCCAAATGCAAAACCATGCAGTGCCTTTAG
- a CDS encoding restriction endonuclease: MSVPTYDQFIEPILRYLAATPEGATARDAHEAAADALNLSEAQRQELIASGQATYKNRAGWAHDRLKRAGLSSSAKRGYWKLTDAGITYAVQHPYPLAADKVEQLAIAFMNVKLRNPTDAVPLDGQEQTAPAHSSATISPDDRLEQALRELREATAADLLDNLLQVSPNRFEVIVLDVLHSLGYGASRNDLQRIGGSGDGGIDGVISLDKLGLEKVYVQAKRWQGTVGRPELQAFYGALAGQKAKRGVFITTSGFTAQAIDFSRSVEGMVLVDGSRLVNLMMDYEVGVTSRLLKLPKLDSDYFDEE, encoded by the coding sequence ATGTCCGTCCCTACCTACGACCAGTTCATTGAGCCGATCCTGCGCTACCTGGCCGCCACGCCCGAAGGCGCGACAGCACGTGACGCCCATGAAGCCGCTGCGGATGCTCTGAACCTTTCGGAAGCTCAGCGCCAAGAGCTGATTGCCAGCGGCCAGGCCACCTACAAAAACCGTGCAGGCTGGGCCCATGACCGTCTCAAGCGCGCCGGTTTGTCCAGCAGCGCCAAGCGTGGGTACTGGAAGCTGACTGACGCAGGCATTACCTATGCCGTCCAGCACCCCTACCCTCTGGCTGCAGATAAAGTCGAACAGCTCGCTATCGCGTTCATGAATGTAAAGCTCAGAAACCCGACTGACGCCGTCCCCCTCGATGGACAAGAACAAACTGCGCCCGCGCATAGCTCAGCCACTATTAGCCCTGACGACCGCCTGGAACAGGCTCTACGTGAGCTACGTGAGGCCACGGCTGCAGACCTGCTGGATAACCTTCTGCAAGTCAGTCCTAACCGCTTTGAAGTCATCGTATTGGATGTGCTGCACAGTCTTGGCTACGGCGCTAGCCGTAACGACCTGCAGCGTATTGGCGGCAGTGGCGATGGTGGTATCGACGGGGTTATTTCGCTCGACAAGCTCGGCTTGGAAAAAGTCTACGTCCAGGCCAAACGTTGGCAAGGCACAGTTGGGCGGCCAGAACTGCAAGCCTTCTATGGCGCTCTCGCCGGACAGAAAGCCAAGCGTGGCGTGTTTATCACCACCTCAGGCTTCACGGCCCAGGCAATCGACTTTTCCCGCTCCGTAGAAGGCATGGTGCTGGTTGATGGCAGTCGGCTGGTCAATTTGATGATGGACTACGAGGTCGGAGTAACGTCGCGCCTACTTAAGCTGCCAAAGCTGGATAGTGACTACTTCGATGAGGAATGA
- a CDS encoding SIR2 family protein: protein MDLHTLKARLQAHLSDGLVTIVGSGLSCAEGLPGMGELADHLLENVGNALTGADAAAWKAAAELITTKGLEAALLAAPPTPPLEASISAETGQLISERERAVVSELFAGTRTLRLTRLLGHLIKPAIGMVIVTTNYDRLVEIAAEEAGIGADTMFVGRFAGQLNERESRMSFCREATVKPRTKIVSLQYRSRALICKPHGSLDWYVRDGRPVFYAGDLPGATRLIITPGQNKFRNGYESPFDLHRTRANDAIDRAGRYLILGYGFNDDHLETHLTPGIKSGKPTLMLTRSLSHTARHLALSHSNVIALEYSVVDGIEGTAAIVEKKEFFFPKTGMWDVGLFVTEVLEP, encoded by the coding sequence ATGGACCTACATACATTGAAGGCCCGCCTACAAGCCCATTTAAGCGATGGACTTGTCACTATTGTGGGATCAGGGCTTTCTTGTGCAGAGGGCTTGCCTGGTATGGGTGAGCTTGCTGATCACCTGCTCGAAAACGTCGGTAATGCATTAACCGGTGCTGACGCTGCTGCGTGGAAGGCCGCAGCGGAGCTTATAACGACCAAAGGCTTGGAAGCAGCATTATTAGCTGCGCCACCCACACCACCGCTTGAGGCATCGATATCGGCCGAAACAGGCCAACTTATATCAGAGCGGGAGCGTGCCGTCGTTTCTGAGTTATTTGCAGGGACTCGAACGCTAAGGCTGACACGACTGCTGGGCCACTTAATCAAACCAGCAATAGGCATGGTAATCGTAACGACAAATTATGATCGCCTCGTCGAGATAGCTGCAGAGGAAGCGGGTATTGGTGCAGACACAATGTTTGTCGGCCGATTTGCAGGGCAGCTAAACGAACGCGAGAGTCGAATGAGCTTCTGTCGCGAAGCGACAGTCAAACCCCGCACAAAAATAGTTTCACTGCAGTACCGGTCACGAGCACTAATCTGTAAACCGCATGGAAGTCTTGATTGGTATGTTCGAGATGGTCGCCCTGTCTTCTATGCAGGTGACCTACCAGGAGCTACTCGGCTAATTATTACACCAGGTCAGAATAAATTTAGAAACGGCTATGAAAGCCCATTCGATCTTCATCGTACACGAGCTAATGATGCAATTGATCGTGCTGGCCGCTACTTGATTCTTGGTTACGGCTTCAATGATGACCATCTTGAAACACACCTGACACCTGGCATTAAAAGTGGCAAGCCCACACTGATGCTCACACGATCCTTGTCGCACACGGCAAGACACCTTGCGCTCTCGCACTCCAATGTAATCGCACTTGAATACTCAGTAGTGGATGGGATCGAAGGTACAGCTGCCATTGTTGAAAAAAAGGAGTTCTTCTTTCCGAAAACCGGAATGTGGGACGTAGGTTTATTTGTAACGGAGGTTTTGGAACCATGA